From a single Nicotiana tabacum cultivar K326 chromosome 8, ASM71507v2, whole genome shotgun sequence genomic region:
- the LOC107789975 gene encoding endochitinase EP3-like encodes MINNFSSRKHFIFICTIAIIVPRLIVAQKCGCAEGLCCSKWGYCGTGNDYCGKGCQGGPCYGSLISNGSAFSVSEIVSEAFFNGIANQAASSCDGKGFYTRSAFLEALKSYPRFGTVGSSNDTRREIAAFFAHVTHETGHMCYISEINGPTRDYCDQQNVEYPCVPGKKYYGRGPIQLSWNFNYGPAGKDIGFDGLNDPDIVARDSIISFKTALWYWMSNCHSLITSGQGFGATIRATYGPFECDGGNPPAVARRIDYYTEYCHQLGVETGNNSSC; translated from the exons atgattaataatttttcttcaagaaAGCACTTCATTTTTATTTGTACTATAGCAATAATTGTTCCAAGATTGATCGTGGCTCAGAAATGTGGTTGTGCAGAAGGCTTATGCTGCAGCAAATGGGGTTATTGTGGCACAGGAAATGATTACTGTGGAAAAGGCTGCCAAGGAGGGCCTTGTTATGGTTCACTAATTAGCAATGGATCAGCTTTTTCTGTTTCTGAAATTGTTTCTGAAGCATTCTTCAATGGAATTGCTAATCAAGCTGCTTCTAGCTGTGATGGCAAAGGTTTTTACACAAGATCTGCCTTTCTTGAAGCTCTCAAGTCTTATCCTCGTTTTGGAACTGTTGGTTCTTCTAATGATACTAGGCGTGAAATTGCCGCTTTCTTTGCTCATGTCACTCATGAGACTGGAC ACATGTGCTACATAAGTGAGATAAATGGACCAACCAGGGACTACTGTGATCAGCAAAACGTAGAGTACCCTTGTGTCCCCGGCAAGAAATACTATGGCCGAGGACCGATCCAATTGTCATGGAATTTCAACTATGGACCAGCGGGAAAAGACATCGGATTCGATGGCCTAAACGACCCTGATATCGTGGCTAGAGACAGCATTATATCATTCAAGACAGCATTGTGGTACTGGATGAGCAACTGCCACTCTCTCATAACTTCCGGCCAAGGTTTTGGGGCGACGATTCGAGCTACTTATGGCCCGTTTGAGTGTGATGGTGGCAATCCTCCGGCTGTTGCTAGAAGGATTGACTATTACACTGAGTATTGTCACCAACTTGGTGTAGAGACTGGGAATAATTCCTCTTGTTAA
- the LOC107789977 gene encoding signal recognition particle 14 kDa protein-like — MVRLQPDPFLNELTSMFERTTEHGSVWVTLKHSSDKSKAQRNKMKTAGENIEFKCLIRATDGKKNISTMVGAKDHQRFQASYAILLKARLTALKKRERKDKRKAADSDKKLEKSKKKSAAQKAST; from the exons ATG GTACGATTACAGCCAGACCCATTCCTCAATGAACTGACAAGCATGTTTGAGCGAACTACTGAGCATGGTTCTGTTTGGGTTACTCTCAAACACT CTTCTGATAAATCTAAAGCCCAACGGAACAAGATGAAGACAGCTGGCGAAAATATTGAATTTAAGTGCCTCATCCGAGCAACTGATGGGAAAAAGAATATTTCCACAATG GTTGGAGCAAAAGATCACCAGCGTTTCCAAGCATCTTATGCGATTTTGCTGAAGGCCCGCTTGACTGCACTAAAAAAGAGGGAGAGAAAGGACAAGAGGAAAGCTGCTGATTCTGACAAAAAGTTGGAGAAGTCGAAGAAGAAATCAGCTGCTCAAAAGGCCTCTACATGA